One stretch of Streptomyces sp. R21 DNA includes these proteins:
- a CDS encoding GH1 family beta-glucosidase gives MRPFPFPELPVGFRFGAATAAYQIEGAHDEDGRGPSIWDTFSHTPGRTLGGATGDAACDHYHRSREDIGLLRGLGVDGYRFSIAWPRLLPQGTGPVNAKGLDFYDRLIDGLLAAGVTPAVTLYHWDLPQALEDRGGWRVRETAEAFAQYAALAAERYGDRVERWITLNEPYCSAFVGYAEGRHAPGAEEGRGALAAAHHLLVGHGLAVRALRAAGAREIGVTLNLDRIHAASGLPEDRAALRRAEVLHNEVWAEPLLAGRYPEHEDETWGGLAAGAWRLPGDLELIGAPLDFLGVNFYRPVTVAAAPHREADPEVRTAVDIGVTELDPYGTRHTTMGWPVVPEALTELLCGLDARYPHLPPVWITENGSAETDTVGPDGRVHDTERIDYLTDHLAAVAAAVAAGVDVRGYYAWSLLDNFEWARGYDQRFGLVHVDYDTLTRTPKDSYHWYRGLITAHRARTEETTP, from the coding sequence GTGCGCCCATTCCCCTTCCCCGAACTGCCCGTCGGGTTCCGCTTCGGAGCCGCGACCGCCGCCTACCAGATCGAGGGCGCCCACGATGAGGACGGCCGTGGCCCGTCCATCTGGGACACCTTCAGCCACACCCCTGGCCGCACTCTCGGCGGCGCCACTGGTGACGCCGCCTGCGACCACTACCACCGCTCCCGCGAGGACATCGGCCTGCTGCGCGGGCTCGGCGTCGACGGCTACCGCTTCTCGATCGCCTGGCCCCGGCTGCTGCCCCAGGGCACCGGTCCGGTCAACGCCAAGGGCCTGGACTTCTACGACCGGCTGATCGACGGTCTGCTGGCCGCCGGTGTCACCCCCGCGGTCACGCTCTACCACTGGGACCTGCCCCAGGCCCTGGAGGACCGCGGCGGCTGGCGCGTCAGGGAGACCGCCGAGGCGTTCGCGCAGTACGCGGCCCTCGCGGCCGAGCGCTACGGGGACCGGGTGGAGCGCTGGATCACCCTCAACGAGCCGTACTGCTCCGCCTTCGTCGGCTACGCCGAGGGGCGGCACGCACCCGGCGCCGAAGAGGGCCGCGGCGCGCTGGCCGCCGCCCACCACCTGCTGGTGGGCCACGGCCTCGCGGTACGTGCGCTGCGCGCCGCGGGTGCCCGCGAGATCGGAGTCACCCTCAACCTCGACCGCATCCACGCCGCCTCCGGCCTCCCCGAGGACCGGGCCGCCCTGCGCCGGGCCGAGGTCCTCCACAACGAGGTCTGGGCCGAGCCGCTCCTCGCCGGACGCTACCCGGAGCACGAGGACGAGACCTGGGGCGGTCTCGCCGCCGGTGCCTGGCGGTTGCCCGGCGACCTGGAACTGATCGGCGCCCCGCTGGACTTCCTCGGCGTCAACTTCTACCGCCCCGTGACGGTCGCCGCCGCCCCTCACCGCGAGGCCGACCCCGAAGTGCGCACCGCCGTGGACATCGGTGTCACCGAGCTGGACCCGTACGGGACCCGGCACACCACCATGGGCTGGCCCGTCGTCCCGGAGGCGCTCACCGAGCTGCTCTGCGGACTCGACGCCCGCTACCCGCACCTTCCACCGGTCTGGATCACCGAGAACGGCTCCGCCGAGACCGACACCGTCGGCCCCGACGGCAGGGTCCACGACACCGAGCGGATCGACTACCTCACGGACCACCTCGCCGCTGTCGCCGCCGCTGTGGCCGCCGGGGTGGACGTGCGTGGCTATTACGCCTGGTCGCTGCTGGACAACTTCGAGTGGGCGCGCGGCTATGACCAGCGCTTCGGTCTCGTCCACGTCGACTACGACACGCTGACCCGAACGCCCAAGGACAGCTACCACTGGTACCGGGGCCTGATCACCGCGCATCGCGCGCGGACGGAGGAAACCACCCCATGA
- a CDS encoding cellulase family glycosylhydrolase, with protein sequence MKDIRRPAHQRGRGSGRLAGLLMALLVVLGLSGSTALAATDGTAQQASATVKVPAGAKDAVAAMQPSWNLGNTLDAIPDETSWGNPKATRELFKTIRAQGFHSVRIPVTWSARQSTTAPYTVDAAYLSRVKEVVDWAQAENLYVVLNVHHDSWQWVSKISTDHDNVLARYDALWTQISATFRDEPRTLLFESINEPGFDNATAAQKTQFMNELNTSFHEIVRSSGGANKGRLLVLTTQGGTPSQDLMDDLYTTISALHDSNLVATVHYYSWYPFSVNIAGGTRYDATPQNDLTDAFARMHDTFVARGIPVYLGEYGLLSWPDHFHPDRVERGEALKYFEHLGHAARQAGVTTALWDPFAYLNRDTLKWRDPALFAWIKSSWTTRSGTASFDKVFVAKSSRITAQSLTLNLNGTKFQGLWNGDTKLVPGKDYTVFKDRLTLTAQALTHLTGERDYGVNATLQARFSRGLPWKIDVVTYDTPVLSNATGTPDSFTLPTKYQGDLLATMESTYADGSNAGQTSWTPYQEFNAAFSPDYPNGTIILTPEFLKALRDGEAATLTFHFHSGAKVKYKVTKSGDSVTGTAVQES encoded by the coding sequence ATGAAGGACATACGGAGACCCGCACACCAGCGCGGCCGCGGATCCGGCCGCCTGGCCGGCCTGCTGATGGCGCTGCTCGTCGTCCTGGGACTGTCCGGCAGCACCGCGCTCGCCGCGACCGACGGCACGGCACAGCAGGCAAGCGCCACGGTCAAGGTTCCGGCCGGTGCCAAGGACGCCGTGGCCGCGATGCAGCCCAGTTGGAACCTGGGCAACACCCTGGACGCGATTCCGGACGAGACGTCCTGGGGCAACCCCAAGGCCACCAGGGAGCTGTTCAAGACCATCCGGGCGCAGGGCTTCCACAGCGTCCGCATCCCGGTGACCTGGAGCGCACGCCAGTCCACCACCGCGCCCTACACCGTCGACGCCGCGTACCTGAGCCGTGTCAAGGAGGTGGTCGACTGGGCACAGGCAGAGAACCTCTACGTCGTGCTCAACGTCCACCACGACTCATGGCAGTGGGTCTCGAAGATCTCCACCGACCACGACAACGTGCTCGCCCGCTACGACGCCCTGTGGACCCAGATCTCCGCGACGTTCCGGGACGAGCCGCGCACCCTGCTCTTCGAGAGCATCAACGAACCGGGCTTCGACAACGCCACGGCGGCGCAGAAGACCCAGTTCATGAACGAGCTGAACACCTCGTTCCACGAGATCGTCCGCTCTTCGGGCGGCGCGAACAAGGGCCGCCTGCTCGTCCTGACCACGCAGGGCGGCACTCCCTCACAGGACCTCATGGACGACCTGTACACGACGATCAGCGCGCTGCACGACAGCAACCTGGTCGCCACCGTGCACTACTACAGCTGGTACCCGTTCAGCGTGAACATCGCGGGCGGCACCCGGTACGACGCCACCCCCCAGAACGACCTGACCGACGCCTTCGCCCGCATGCACGACACCTTCGTCGCCAGGGGCATCCCCGTCTACCTCGGCGAGTACGGCCTGCTGAGCTGGCCCGACCATTTCCATCCCGACCGCGTCGAGCGGGGTGAGGCGCTGAAGTACTTCGAGCACCTCGGACACGCGGCGCGCCAGGCCGGCGTCACCACCGCCCTGTGGGACCCCTTCGCCTACCTGAACCGGGACACCCTGAAGTGGCGGGACCCCGCCCTGTTCGCCTGGATCAAGTCGAGCTGGACCACCCGCTCGGGAACCGCCTCCTTCGACAAGGTCTTCGTGGCGAAGTCGAGCCGGATCACGGCCCAGTCGCTCACACTGAACCTGAACGGCACCAAGTTCCAGGGTCTGTGGAACGGCGACACCAAGCTTGTCCCGGGCAAGGACTACACCGTCTTCAAGGATCGGCTCACCCTCACGGCGCAGGCGCTGACCCACCTGACCGGCGAGCGGGACTACGGGGTCAACGCGACGCTCCAGGCCCGGTTCTCCCGCGGCCTGCCCTGGAAGATCGACGTGGTCACCTATGACACGCCGGTGCTGTCGAACGCCACGGGCACACCCGATTCGTTCACCCTTCCCACGAAGTACCAGGGCGACCTGCTGGCGACCATGGAGTCCACGTACGCCGACGGCAGCAACGCCGGCCAGACCAGCTGGACTCCGTACCAGGAGTTCAACGCGGCCTTCTCGCCGGACTACCCGAACGGCACGATCATCCTGACCCCCGAATTCCTGAAGGCACTGCGTGACGGCGAAGCGGCGACGCTGACCTTCCACTTCCACAGCGGCGCCAAAGTGAAGTACAAGGTCACGAAGTCCGGAGACTCCGTCACCGGTACGGCTGTCCAGGAATCCTGA
- a CDS encoding glycoside hydrolase family 43 protein produces the protein MPPLHQPAGRLTNPVIPGFHPDPSVCRVGDDYYLACSSFEYFPGVPLFHSRDLVHWTQIGNALDRPEQLRLSDARSSGGIYAPTLRHHDGRFWLIVTNCTEGGGNFIVTATDPAGPWSDPIWAPGVPGIDPDLVWDEDGTCWCTVAGVSQVRIDPSTGQTYGTPHKLWSGGPGAKAPEAPHLYRIGDYWYLLIAEGGTERCHGVSIARGRTPNGPFEPCPDNPILTHRGTDHPVQNTGHADLVQGPDGSWWMVFLGVRPGGGTPGWHVLGRETFLAPVTWVDDWPVVGEVTLDLPELPWPLSPSPVEEHRDDFELAELRPSWVSLRDRPAEHVTTKERPGWLTLRARGGSLDESDVVFTGRRQQHLSCRARTLVDAAEGGGGLAVRLDEQHHYAIEVSGTQVRVIARVGSLRTVVAEQSVPAGPVVLAVTITEPPSPHGPCTGPDVVSLGVEQPDGTLTELATLDGRYLSTEVAGGFTGRVIGMYAAAGTVHFDWFDYEPLDG, from the coding sequence GTGCCCCCTCTGCACCAGCCGGCCGGACGCTTGACCAACCCCGTGATCCCCGGCTTCCACCCCGACCCCAGCGTCTGCCGCGTCGGCGACGACTACTACCTGGCCTGCTCCAGCTTCGAGTACTTCCCTGGGGTGCCCCTCTTCCACAGCCGTGACCTGGTGCACTGGACGCAGATCGGCAACGCCCTGGACCGGCCGGAGCAGCTGCGTCTGTCGGACGCCCGGTCCTCCGGCGGGATCTACGCCCCCACCCTGCGCCACCACGACGGCCGCTTCTGGCTGATCGTCACCAACTGCACCGAGGGCGGCGGCAACTTCATCGTCACGGCCACCGACCCCGCCGGACCCTGGTCGGACCCCATCTGGGCGCCGGGTGTCCCCGGCATCGATCCCGACCTGGTCTGGGACGAGGACGGCACCTGCTGGTGCACGGTCGCCGGGGTCTCGCAGGTCCGTATCGACCCGTCCACCGGGCAGACGTACGGCACTCCGCACAAGCTCTGGTCCGGCGGGCCCGGCGCCAAGGCCCCGGAAGCGCCGCACCTGTACCGGATCGGCGACTACTGGTACCTGCTCATCGCCGAGGGCGGCACCGAGCGCTGCCACGGCGTCTCGATCGCCCGCGGCCGTACGCCCAACGGACCGTTCGAGCCGTGCCCCGACAATCCGATCCTCACCCACCGGGGCACCGACCACCCCGTCCAGAACACCGGGCACGCCGACCTGGTCCAGGGCCCCGACGGCTCCTGGTGGATGGTCTTCCTCGGCGTCCGACCGGGCGGCGGCACGCCGGGCTGGCACGTGCTCGGCCGGGAGACCTTCCTGGCCCCCGTGACCTGGGTGGACGACTGGCCGGTCGTCGGCGAGGTCACCCTGGACCTGCCCGAACTCCCGTGGCCGCTCTCCCCCAGCCCTGTCGAGGAGCACCGGGACGACTTCGAGCTCGCCGAACTGCGACCGTCCTGGGTCTCCCTGCGCGACCGGCCCGCCGAACACGTCACGACCAAGGAGCGCCCCGGATGGCTGACGCTCCGCGCGCGGGGCGGCTCCCTGGACGAGTCCGACGTGGTGTTCACCGGCCGGCGCCAGCAGCACCTGTCGTGCCGGGCGCGCACTCTGGTCGATGCCGCGGAGGGAGGCGGTGGCCTCGCCGTGCGGCTCGACGAGCAGCACCACTACGCGATCGAGGTGTCCGGCACGCAGGTGCGGGTGATCGCGCGCGTCGGCTCCCTGCGCACGGTCGTGGCCGAACAGTCCGTGCCCGCCGGGCCGGTGGTCCTCGCCGTCACGATCACGGAACCGCCGTCTCCGCACGGGCCGTGCACGGGACCCGACGTCGTCTCCCTCGGCGTCGAGCAGCCCGACGGCACGCTCACCGAGCTCGCGACCCTCGACGGCCGCTACCTGTCGACCGAGGTCGCCGGCGGCTTCACCGGCCGGGTCATCGGCATGTACGCCGCGGCAGGCACCGTCCACTTCGACTGGTTCGACTACGAGCCCCTCGACGGCTGA
- a CDS encoding alpha-galactosidase → MNKEQGPFFRWGHEALHLEIVLNDDGSPRLTHLGLPGEAQRIPGASLPLVEVTAAGHGRGWSGNRLVGTDLGGRLRHRAHGATRDGDWHTLTVHLHDPETGLVAEVTYRSPDGVPVLRSEVTLRNEGRTTLHLESVSSLAVGCLTPQDPAAIDTADLLWAENDWLAECRWQRQPMRLTTPAHSGRVSNGHGRAGFALNGQGTWSSCGRLPMGGLTDRRTGRTWVWQIEHNGGGWRWECEERDSAAYVALFGPTDTHHGWRHPLEPGTVFRTVPAALSFSDDGGPDEAFAALTRYRRAQRRPHADHQRLPVIFNDYMNCLMGDPTTEKLLPHIEAAADAGAEYFVIDAGWYDGENGGWWDSVGAWEAAASRFPGVRGIHEVLDRIRERGMVPGLWLEPEVIGVRSPMAKSLPDEAFFRRDGIRVAEAGRHHLDLRHPAARAHLDEVVDRLVGEWGVGYLKLDHNIDPGSGTSAHPGETPGAGLLGHNRAHLDWLDGVLDRYPHLVLENCSSGGMRWDDALLSRMQLQSTSDQQNLHLYAPIAASAPTAVTPEQGAVWAYPQPEDSLDEVAFTMAGALLGRIHLSGRLPELEPDARALVHEAVAAYKAIRADLPRAVPSWPLGLPGWDDPWIALALRTPATTYLTVWRRPGTDTTATLHLPDLRDTAARVDLLYPSASRAVSAWTPATAELSLTLPTAPSAVLLRITGTDHGAP, encoded by the coding sequence ATGAACAAGGAACAAGGGCCCTTCTTCCGCTGGGGGCACGAGGCCCTTCACCTGGAGATCGTCCTCAATGACGACGGCAGCCCGCGCCTCACTCACCTCGGACTGCCCGGCGAAGCGCAGAGAATCCCCGGTGCGTCCCTGCCCCTGGTGGAGGTGACGGCCGCGGGTCACGGCCGCGGCTGGTCGGGCAACCGCCTCGTGGGCACCGATCTCGGCGGGCGTCTGCGCCACCGGGCCCACGGCGCGACCCGAGACGGCGACTGGCACACGCTGACCGTGCACCTCCACGATCCGGAAACCGGGCTGGTCGCGGAGGTGACCTATCGCTCGCCGGACGGCGTCCCTGTGCTCCGCAGCGAGGTGACCCTGCGCAACGAAGGGCGGACCACGCTCCACCTGGAGTCGGTCAGCTCCCTCGCGGTGGGCTGCCTCACCCCGCAGGACCCGGCGGCCATCGACACCGCGGACCTGCTGTGGGCGGAGAACGACTGGCTCGCCGAATGCCGCTGGCAGCGACAGCCGATGCGCCTGACCACGCCGGCCCACAGCGGACGGGTGAGCAACGGGCACGGCAGAGCCGGCTTCGCCCTCAATGGACAGGGCACCTGGTCCAGTTGCGGACGCCTCCCCATGGGCGGCCTGACGGACCGACGCACCGGCCGCACCTGGGTGTGGCAGATCGAACACAACGGCGGGGGCTGGCGCTGGGAATGCGAAGAGCGGGACAGCGCGGCCTACGTGGCGCTGTTCGGCCCCACCGACACCCACCACGGCTGGCGGCACCCCCTTGAACCCGGCACCGTCTTCCGCACCGTACCCGCCGCCCTGTCCTTCAGCGACGACGGCGGCCCCGACGAGGCGTTCGCCGCACTGACCCGCTACCGCCGCGCCCAGCGCCGCCCGCACGCCGACCACCAGCGCCTGCCCGTCATCTTCAACGACTACATGAACTGCCTGATGGGCGACCCCACGACCGAGAAGCTGCTGCCGCACATCGAAGCGGCGGCCGACGCGGGCGCGGAGTACTTCGTCATCGACGCCGGCTGGTACGACGGCGAGAACGGCGGCTGGTGGGACAGCGTCGGCGCCTGGGAGGCCGCCGCCTCCCGGTTCCCCGGGGTGCGCGGGATCCACGAGGTCCTTGACCGCATCCGGGAGCGCGGCATGGTCCCCGGCCTGTGGCTGGAGCCGGAGGTGATCGGCGTCCGCAGCCCCATGGCCAAGTCCCTGCCCGACGAGGCGTTCTTCCGCCGCGACGGCATCCGCGTCGCGGAGGCCGGCCGGCACCACCTGGACCTGCGCCACCCGGCCGCCCGTGCCCATCTGGACGAGGTCGTGGACCGCCTGGTCGGCGAGTGGGGCGTCGGCTACCTCAAGCTCGACCACAACATCGACCCCGGCTCCGGCACCAGCGCCCACCCAGGCGAGACCCCGGGCGCCGGACTGCTCGGCCACAACCGCGCCCACCTCGACTGGCTCGACGGCGTCCTGGACCGCTACCCGCACCTGGTGCTGGAGAACTGCTCCTCCGGCGGCATGCGTTGGGACGACGCCCTGCTGTCCCGGATGCAGTTGCAGTCCACGAGCGACCAGCAGAACCTCCACCTCTACGCGCCCATCGCGGCCTCCGCGCCCACCGCCGTCACCCCTGAACAGGGTGCCGTCTGGGCGTACCCCCAGCCGGAGGACTCCCTCGACGAGGTGGCCTTCACGATGGCGGGCGCGCTCCTCGGCCGGATCCATCTCTCCGGCCGCCTTCCCGAACTCGAGCCGGATGCCCGCGCCCTGGTCCACGAGGCGGTTGCGGCGTACAAGGCCATCCGCGCCGACCTGCCGCGGGCCGTGCCGTCCTGGCCCCTGGGCCTTCCTGGCTGGGACGACCCCTGGATCGCCCTGGCCCTGCGCACCCCCGCCACCACCTACCTCACCGTCTGGCGCCGCCCCGGAACCGACACCACAGCGACGCTGCACCTGCCCGACCTGAGGGACACCGCCGCCCGTGTCGATCTGCTCTACCCCTCGGCCAGTCGGGCCGTCTCCGCCTGGACGCCCGCCACGGCCGAGCTGAGCCTGACCCTGCCCACCGCGCCGTCCGCCGTCCTGCTCCGCATCACCGGCACGGACCACGGCGCTCCCTGA
- a CDS encoding beta-galactosidase, which yields MTTRSITDRLGGLAFGGDYNPEQWDEPVWKEDDELMRRARVNLATVGVFSWALLEPEEGRYDFAWLDAHIERLHANGVTVDLATPTASPPPWFTLAHPDALMVGPDGTRLVHGSRDTYCLTAPAYRNAARRIASALAERYGDHPALALWHVHNEYATLCYCDHTAAAFRVWLRARHGSLDALNEAWGTAFWSQRYTSWEQVLPPRATNWHKNPGQELDFRRFWADEVTAAYREQRDVIRAHSDRPVTTNLMLPAYQNIDVWALARELDVVTIDQYPGAPGLAAAADVAFHADRARSLGGGRPWLLMEQGTNTVYDGDRVLAKDPGDILRHTLGHIARGSEGALFFQWRQSRAGAETWHSGMVPHAGPDSRIFREVTQTGEAVARLGELAGSTVSASVAVLHDPDAWWALGVDGLPSPELDYHAALGRAHRALWDAGVMVDFAHPAHELSHYPLVVAPALFLLSDAVAEKLRRYVADGGTLLVQHASGYVDERLHAHLGGYPAAPLREALGIRVEEYRPLRRSERITLSDGTQGTAWSESLRTEGAETLAAYTHGMLTGSPALTRHRLGTGQGWYLSTHLDDADYGALVARLLDEAGVGPEMPGLPPQVEAVTRRTPDGRNWRFLINHSAEPVSLPEPAHDLLTDGAVSQLPPGGCAVLRGH from the coding sequence ATGACGACTCGCAGCATCACCGACCGCCTGGGCGGCCTGGCCTTCGGCGGGGACTACAACCCCGAGCAGTGGGACGAGCCGGTCTGGAAGGAGGACGACGAGCTGATGCGCAGGGCCAGGGTCAACCTCGCCACGGTGGGCGTCTTCTCCTGGGCGCTGCTGGAACCGGAGGAGGGACGCTACGACTTCGCCTGGCTCGACGCCCACATCGAACGCCTGCACGCGAACGGCGTGACCGTCGACCTCGCCACCCCCACCGCCTCACCGCCGCCCTGGTTCACCCTGGCCCACCCGGACGCGCTGATGGTCGGCCCCGACGGCACCCGACTCGTCCACGGCAGCCGGGACACGTACTGCCTCACCGCACCCGCGTACCGCAACGCCGCCCGCCGGATCGCGTCCGCGCTGGCCGAACGCTACGGCGACCACCCCGCCCTCGCCCTGTGGCACGTGCACAACGAGTACGCCACCCTCTGCTACTGCGACCACACGGCGGCCGCCTTCCGGGTGTGGCTGCGCGCCCGTCACGGCTCGCTCGACGCCCTCAACGAGGCCTGGGGAACGGCCTTCTGGAGTCAGCGCTACACCTCCTGGGAACAGGTGCTGCCGCCGCGTGCGACGAACTGGCACAAGAACCCCGGCCAGGAGCTGGACTTCCGCCGCTTCTGGGCCGACGAGGTCACCGCCGCCTACCGCGAGCAGCGCGACGTGATCCGCGCGCACAGCGACCGGCCCGTGACGACCAACCTGATGCTGCCCGCGTACCAGAACATCGACGTGTGGGCTCTCGCCCGGGAACTCGACGTGGTCACCATCGACCAGTACCCCGGCGCGCCCGGCCTGGCCGCCGCCGCCGACGTCGCCTTCCACGCGGATCGCGCCCGCTCCCTGGGCGGCGGCCGTCCCTGGCTGCTGATGGAGCAGGGCACCAACACCGTCTACGACGGCGACCGGGTCCTCGCCAAGGACCCCGGTGACATCCTGCGCCACACCCTCGGCCACATCGCACGAGGCTCGGAGGGCGCCCTCTTCTTCCAGTGGCGGCAGTCCCGGGCCGGCGCCGAGACATGGCACTCGGGGATGGTTCCGCACGCGGGACCCGACAGCCGGATCTTCCGCGAGGTCACACAGACCGGGGAGGCCGTCGCCCGCCTCGGTGAGCTGGCGGGCTCGACAGTGTCCGCGTCAGTGGCCGTCCTGCACGACCCGGACGCCTGGTGGGCACTCGGCGTGGACGGCCTGCCCTCCCCGGAGCTCGACTATCACGCGGCACTCGGCCGGGCCCACCGCGCACTGTGGGACGCCGGCGTCATGGTCGACTTCGCCCACCCCGCACACGAGTTGAGCCACTACCCGCTCGTCGTCGCACCGGCCCTGTTCCTCCTCTCCGACGCGGTGGCCGAGAAGCTGCGCCGATACGTCGCCGACGGCGGGACGCTCCTTGTCCAGCACGCGAGCGGCTACGTCGACGAGCGCCTGCACGCCCACCTCGGCGGCTACCCGGCCGCTCCCCTGCGCGAGGCGCTGGGCATCCGGGTGGAGGAGTACCGGCCGCTGCGGCGCAGCGAGCGGATCACCCTCTCGGACGGAACACAGGGCACCGCCTGGAGCGAGTCCCTGCGCACCGAAGGCGCCGAGACGCTCGCCGCCTACACCCACGGGATGCTCACCGGCAGCCCGGCGCTGACCCGGCACCGCCTGGGCACCGGGCAGGGCTGGTACCTCTCCACCCACCTCGACGACGCCGACTACGGCGCCCTGGTCGCCCGGCTGCTCGACGAGGCCGGTGTGGGCCCCGAGATGCCGGGCCTGCCCCCGCAGGTCGAGGCCGTCACCCGACGCACCCCGGACGGCCGCAACTGGCGCTTCCTCATCAACCACAGCGCCGAACCCGTCTCGTTGCCCGAGCCCGCCCACGACCTGCTCACAGACGGCGCAGTGTCCCAACTGCCGCCCGGCGGCTGCGCGGTACTGCGCGGGCACTGA
- the trpC gene encoding indole-3-glycerol phosphate synthase TrpC, protein MTVLDGILAGVREDLEQRKRATPLTELRARAADAAAALDPLPAFRAPGVSIIAEVKRKSPSKGALADIPDPASLAAQYAAGGAAAISVLTESRRFGGSLADLDAVRARVDVPVLRKDFIVDPYQLWEARAHGADLALLMVVSLDDGQLADLMGLSKELGLTPLVEAHTADEVRRAAAAGAELLGINARDLTTLDVDRAVFADLVTGIPEGTVRVAESGVTGPKDVAEYRGWGADVVLVGEALVRSGDPTTAVREFIGAAGA, encoded by the coding sequence ATGACCGTTCTTGACGGGATCCTCGCGGGAGTTCGCGAAGATCTGGAACAGCGCAAGCGTGCGACGCCGTTGACGGAGCTGCGCGCCCGGGCAGCGGACGCGGCAGCCGCGCTTGACCCCCTGCCCGCCTTCCGCGCGCCCGGGGTGTCCATCATCGCCGAGGTGAAGCGCAAGAGCCCCAGCAAGGGCGCGCTGGCTGACATCCCCGATCCCGCGTCCCTCGCGGCCCAGTACGCGGCCGGCGGCGCCGCTGCGATCAGCGTGCTCACCGAGAGCAGGCGCTTCGGCGGCTCCCTCGCCGATCTGGACGCCGTACGCGCCCGGGTCGACGTGCCCGTCCTGCGCAAGGATTTCATCGTCGACCCCTATCAGCTGTGGGAGGCTCGCGCCCACGGCGCCGATCTCGCGCTTCTCATGGTCGTGTCGCTCGACGACGGCCAACTCGCGGACCTGATGGGGCTGTCAAAGGAGTTGGGTCTCACGCCGCTCGTGGAGGCGCACACGGCCGACGAGGTGCGGCGCGCTGCCGCCGCAGGAGCCGAGCTCCTCGGCATCAACGCGCGGGACCTGACCACGTTGGACGTGGACCGCGCCGTGTTCGCCGACCTCGTGACGGGTATCCCCGAGGGCACGGTCAGGGTCGCGGAATCAGGAGTGACGGGCCCGAAGGACGTCGCGGAGTACCGCGGTTGGGGAGCCGACGTGGTACTGGTCGGCGAGGCATTGGTCCGCTCGGGGGACCCGACCACCGCCGTGCGCGAGTTCATCGGGGCCGCCGGGGCGTGA